Proteins found in one Pseudoxanthomonas sp. SL93 genomic segment:
- a CDS encoding multidrug efflux SMR transporter: protein MAWVYLVLAGVLEVVWAVGLKFSEGFTRPLPSVITAVATVASFWLLAVSLKHIPLGTGYAVWVGIGAVGTTFVGMWLFKEPATVARLVCVGLIVAGIIGLKLTSTS from the coding sequence ATGGCGTGGGTATATCTGGTGTTGGCAGGCGTGCTGGAAGTGGTCTGGGCGGTCGGCCTGAAGTTTTCCGAGGGCTTCACCCGCCCGCTTCCCAGCGTGATCACGGCAGTCGCCACGGTGGCCAGCTTCTGGTTGCTGGCGGTGTCGCTGAAGCACATTCCGCTGGGCACGGGCTACGCCGTATGGGTGGGCATCGGCGCCGTGGGCACCACGTTCGTCGGCATGTGGCTGTTCAAGGAGCCCGCCACCGTAGCGCGGCTGGTCTGCGTGGGGTTGATCGTGGCCGGCATCATCGGCCTGAAGCTGACGTCGACCTCATAG
- a CDS encoding peptidoglycan-binding protein, whose protein sequence is MSDPQRVDHNFRQQPTGEVAVLIVADLPAEGTLTKYFHLDEFSVRNGQRVEAGQQVGTMGRTGNTPAQGDTHLHFEMWRDGRQVDPLPHLHGAERDAAVPARTGSPEVLRDGSSGASVRELQQQLNKLGYRGADGHPLETMSGKFGPQTEHALRAFQADRGLKVDGEYGDRSREALRVATRDATRETTSAETTPHNARGEDAQRSFVDRMFAAMHGGDDRAMRQALDDYLKTPAGQGWQQKEQPVADHQVAQPRDQSGVSR, encoded by the coding sequence ATGTCAGATCCGCAGCGGGTCGACCACAACTTTCGGCAGCAACCGACGGGTGAAGTAGCTGTCCTCATAGTAGCGGACCTTCCGGCAGAGGGCACGCTGACCAAGTATTTCCACCTCGACGAATTCAGCGTGCGCAACGGGCAGCGCGTTGAAGCCGGGCAGCAGGTCGGCACCATGGGACGCACCGGCAATACCCCGGCCCAAGGCGATACGCACCTGCATTTCGAGATGTGGCGCGATGGTCGGCAGGTCGATCCGCTGCCGCATCTGCATGGCGCCGAACGCGATGCCGCCGTTCCCGCACGGACGGGGTCGCCGGAGGTGCTGCGCGATGGCTCATCGGGTGCCTCAGTGCGCGAGTTGCAGCAGCAACTCAACAAGCTGGGCTATCGCGGCGCCGATGGTCATCCGCTGGAAACCATGTCAGGCAAGTTCGGTCCGCAGACCGAGCACGCCTTGCGGGCATTCCAGGCGGATCGTGGGCTCAAGGTGGATGGCGAGTACGGTGACCGCTCCCGCGAGGCGTTGAGGGTGGCCACGCGCGATGCGACGCGCGAGACGACTTCCGCGGAGACCACACCCCATAATGCACGGGGCGAGGATGCGCAGCGCTCGTTCGTTGACCGCATGTTTGCCGCGATGCACGGGGGCGACGATCGGGCCATGCGACAGGCACTGGATGACTACCTCAAGACGCCTGCCGGCCAGGGATGGCAGCAGAAGGAGCAGCCCGTCGCCGACCACCAGGTCGCGCAGCCGCGTGACCAGTCGGGTGTTTCGCGCTGA
- a CDS encoding antibiotic biosynthesis monooxygenase encodes MAGGGFAALPKPPYYAVIFSSQRNADDDAGYGAMAERMVELAAQQPGFLGVESTRGADGFGITVAYWDSEASIRAWRQHAEHTAAREQGRRDWYDHFELRVAKVERAYGWDRADTL; translated from the coding sequence ATGGCCGGCGGAGGATTCGCGGCGCTGCCCAAGCCGCCCTATTACGCAGTGATCTTCTCCTCGCAGCGTAATGCCGACGACGACGCCGGCTATGGTGCGATGGCGGAGCGGATGGTGGAACTGGCGGCACAGCAGCCGGGTTTCCTGGGCGTGGAGTCCACGCGCGGCGCCGACGGCTTCGGCATCACCGTGGCGTACTGGGACAGCGAGGCCTCCATCCGCGCCTGGCGGCAGCATGCCGAACATACCGCCGCCCGCGAGCAGGGGCGGCGTGACTGGTACGACCATTTCGAGCTCCGGGTGGCGAAGGTCGAGCGGGCATACGGCTGGGACCGCGCCGACACCCTGTAG
- the speD gene encoding adenosylmethionine decarboxylase, which yields MVKPLPRLRLQGFNNLTKALSFNIYDVCYAVSEDERQRYIEYIDEEYNADRLTQILTDVAEIIGANILNVARQDYDPQGASVTILISEEPVIDKKQAGKEIISDAVVAHMDKSHITVHTYPETHPQHGIATFRADIDVATCGVISPLKALNYLIESLESDIVIMDYRVRGFTRDVKGKKHYIDHKINSIQNFLANNIKSRYEMFDVNVYQENIFHTKMHLKDFDLDQYLFEEKAKNLSFKERMKIEALLKREIEELFHGRNLSE from the coding sequence GTGGTTAAACCACTGCCGCGCCTCAGGCTGCAAGGCTTCAACAACCTTACCAAGGCGCTGAGCTTCAATATCTATGACGTGTGCTACGCCGTCTCCGAGGACGAGCGCCAGCGCTACATCGAATACATCGACGAGGAGTACAACGCCGATCGCCTGACCCAGATCCTGACGGATGTGGCGGAGATCATCGGCGCCAACATCCTGAACGTCGCGCGCCAGGATTACGATCCCCAGGGCGCCTCGGTGACCATCCTCATTTCCGAGGAGCCGGTGATCGACAAGAAGCAGGCGGGCAAGGAAATCATTTCCGACGCCGTGGTGGCCCACATGGACAAGAGCCACATCACCGTCCATACCTACCCGGAAACCCACCCGCAGCACGGCATCGCGACGTTCCGCGCGGACATCGACGTGGCCACCTGCGGCGTCATTTCGCCGCTGAAGGCGCTCAACTACCTGATCGAAAGCCTGGAATCCGACATCGTCATCATGGATTACCGGGTACGCGGCTTCACCCGCGACGTGAAGGGCAAGAAGCACTACATCGACCACAAGATCAACTCGATCCAGAACTTCCTGGCCAACAACATCAAGTCGCGCTACGAGATGTTCGACGTCAACGTCTACCAGGAGAACATCTTCCACACGAAGATGCACCTGAAGGACTTCGACCTGGACCAGTACCTGTTCGAAGAGAAAGCCAAGAACCTGTCGTTCAAGGAGCGCATGAAGATCGAAGCGCTGCTCAAGCGCGAGATCGAAGAATTGTTCCACGGCCGCAACCTGTCCGAGTGA
- the trpC gene encoding indole-3-glycerol phosphate synthase TrpC, with amino-acid sequence MSDILTTILARKAEEVAARSARVSLADLRALVDDAPPTRGFADALNAMVAQGDPAVIAEVKKASPSKGVIRQDFRPADIAVSYEFGGAACLSVLTDVDFFQGADDYLKQAREACTLPVLRKDFTVDPYQVYEARVLGADCILLIVAALDDARLVDLSGLAMQLGMDVLVEVHDIDELERALQVPVPLVGINNRNLRTFDVSLETTLAMKDAVPKDRLLVTESGILVPQDVATMRAAGVNAFLVGETFMRAEEPGEALRQLFFAA; translated from the coding sequence ATGAGCGACATCCTCACCACCATCCTCGCCCGCAAGGCGGAAGAAGTTGCCGCACGCAGCGCCCGGGTTTCGCTGGCGGACCTGCGCGCGCTGGTCGACGACGCACCACCGACGCGGGGGTTCGCCGATGCGCTGAATGCGATGGTCGCGCAGGGTGATCCGGCGGTGATCGCCGAAGTGAAGAAGGCCAGCCCGTCCAAGGGCGTGATCCGCCAGGATTTCCGTCCGGCCGATATCGCGGTGAGCTACGAGTTCGGCGGCGCAGCCTGCCTGTCGGTGCTCACCGACGTGGATTTCTTCCAGGGCGCCGACGATTACCTGAAGCAGGCACGCGAGGCATGCACGTTGCCGGTGCTGCGCAAGGACTTCACCGTCGACCCGTACCAGGTGTACGAGGCGCGCGTGCTGGGCGCGGATTGCATTCTGTTGATCGTCGCCGCGCTGGACGATGCACGGCTGGTGGACCTGTCCGGGCTGGCCATGCAGCTGGGCATGGACGTGCTGGTGGAAGTGCACGATATCGACGAACTGGAGCGGGCCCTGCAGGTACCCGTGCCGCTGGTGGGCATCAACAACCGCAACCTGCGCACGTTCGACGTCTCGCTGGAGACCACGCTGGCAATGAAGGATGCCGTGCCGAAGGACCGCCTGCTGGTGACCGAGAGCGGCATCCTGGTGCCGCAGGACGTGGCCACGATGCGTGCCGCCGGCGTCAACGCCTTCCTGGTGGGCGAGACGTTCATGCGGGCCGAGGAGCCGGGCGAGGCCCTGCGTCAGCTATTCTTTGCCGCATGA
- a CDS encoding aminodeoxychorismate/anthranilate synthase component II, protein MLLMIDNYDSFTYNLVQYLQSLGAEVKVVRNDALTVDEIAKLAPERIVISPGPCTPNEAGVSLEIIERLGASTPILGVCLGHQSLGQAYGGNVIRAGQIMHGKTSRIRHEGKGVFAGLPDAYEATRYHSLVVERSSLPDALEITAWTENPDGSFEEIMGLRHREYPVEGVQFHPESILTEHGHALLKNFLER, encoded by the coding sequence ATGCTGTTGATGATCGACAACTACGACAGCTTCACCTACAACCTGGTGCAGTACCTGCAGTCGCTGGGTGCCGAGGTGAAGGTGGTGCGCAACGATGCGCTGACCGTCGACGAGATCGCGAAGCTCGCACCCGAGCGCATCGTCATTTCGCCCGGTCCCTGCACGCCGAATGAAGCGGGCGTATCGCTTGAGATCATCGAACGCCTGGGTGCCAGCACGCCGATCCTGGGCGTCTGCCTGGGCCACCAGAGCCTCGGCCAGGCCTACGGCGGCAACGTCATCCGCGCCGGGCAGATCATGCATGGCAAGACCTCACGCATCCGCCATGAAGGCAAGGGCGTCTTCGCCGGTCTTCCGGATGCCTACGAGGCTACCCGCTACCACTCGCTGGTGGTCGAGCGAAGCAGCCTGCCCGACGCGCTGGAGATCACCGCGTGGACGGAGAACCCCGACGGCAGCTTCGAGGAGATCATGGGCTTGCGGCACCGGGAGTATCCGGTGGAAGGCGTGCAGTTCCATCCCGAATCCATCCTCACCGAGCATGGCCACGCCCTGCTGAAGAACTTCCTAGAACGATGA
- the crp gene encoding cAMP-activated global transcriptional regulator CRP — protein MSPGIPLSAPARPAASPLTPDSAAIDRFLAHSHRRRYPARADVFRPGDPAGTLYYVVSGSVSIITEEDDERELVLGYFGNGEFVGEMGLFIESDRREVILRTRTQCELAEVSYERLHQLFLGSLSADAPKLLYAIGAQLSRRLLDTSRKASRLAFLDVTDRIVRTLHDLAREPEAMSHPQGTQLRVSRQELARLVGCSREMAGRVLKKLQADGSLHARGKTVVLYGTR, from the coding sequence ATGAGCCCAGGCATCCCCCTATCAGCCCCCGCTCGTCCCGCCGCCAGTCCCCTGACGCCGGATTCCGCCGCGATCGACCGCTTCCTGGCACATAGCCACCGGAGGCGTTACCCCGCCCGTGCGGACGTATTCCGCCCAGGGGACCCCGCCGGCACCCTTTATTACGTGGTCAGTGGCTCGGTCAGCATCATCACCGAGGAAGACGATGAGCGTGAGCTGGTGCTCGGCTACTTCGGCAATGGCGAGTTCGTCGGCGAGATGGGCCTGTTCATCGAGTCCGACCGCCGTGAAGTGATCCTGCGCACCCGCACCCAGTGCGAGCTTGCAGAAGTCAGCTACGAACGCCTCCACCAGCTGTTCCTGGGCTCGCTGTCCGCCGACGCCCCCAAGCTGCTGTACGCGATCGGCGCGCAGTTGTCCCGCCGCCTGCTGGATACCAGCAGGAAGGCCAGCCGCCTGGCATTCCTGGACGTCACCGACCGCATCGTCCGCACCCTGCACGATCTGGCCCGCGAGCCGGAGGCCATGAGCCACCCGCAGGGCACGCAGCTGCGCGTGTCGCGGCAGGAACTGGCCCGCCTGGTGGGCTGCTCCCGCGAGATGGCCGGCCGCGTGCTGAAGAAGCTGCAGGCTGACGGCTCGCTGCACGCCCGCGGCAAGACGGTCGTGCTGTACGGCACCCGCTGA
- a CDS encoding sulfite exporter TauE/SafE family protein produces MEFGNEFYWFILIGLGAQLVDGALGMAFGLVCSSILLSMGLPPAAVSASVHAAEVVTTGVSGASHAYFRNIDKRLFWRLTLSGSIGGAIGAYVLTRLPGDAIRPFVYLYLLALAILILVRSFGRWMPRKEVKRVPMLGFVAGLLDATGGGGWGPLATSTLLARGGQARTTIGTVSASEFVITLVVSLTFLKTIGLQHLEIVLGLLIGGAIAAPLAAWFVRHVSERIVLKVVGVLVLCISLYQIGRAWLT; encoded by the coding sequence ATGGAGTTTGGCAACGAGTTCTACTGGTTCATCCTGATCGGCCTGGGTGCCCAGTTGGTGGATGGCGCACTCGGCATGGCGTTCGGTCTGGTCTGTTCATCAATCCTGCTGAGCATGGGCCTGCCGCCGGCTGCGGTCAGCGCCAGCGTGCACGCGGCCGAAGTCGTCACCACCGGCGTGTCGGGTGCCTCGCACGCCTATTTCCGCAATATCGACAAACGCCTGTTCTGGCGCCTGACGCTTTCAGGCTCCATCGGCGGGGCCATTGGCGCCTATGTCCTCACGCGGCTGCCCGGCGACGCGATCCGTCCGTTCGTCTATCTCTACCTGCTGGCGCTGGCGATCCTGATCCTGGTCCGGTCGTTCGGGCGCTGGATGCCGCGCAAGGAGGTGAAGCGCGTGCCGATGCTGGGCTTCGTCGCCGGCCTGCTGGATGCCACCGGCGGCGGTGGGTGGGGTCCGCTGGCCACCTCCACGCTGCTGGCGCGCGGTGGCCAGGCGCGCACCACCATCGGCACTGTCAGCGCCTCGGAGTTCGTCATCACGCTGGTGGTGTCACTGACATTCCTGAAGACCATCGGCCTGCAACACCTGGAAATCGTGCTGGGCCTGCTGATCGGCGGCGCCATCGCCGCGCCTCTGGCCGCCTGGTTCGTACGGCACGTGTCCGAGCGCATCGTGCTGAAGGTGGTCGGCGTACTGGTGCTGTGCATCAGCCTGTACCAGATCGGACGCGCCTGGCTGACCTGA
- the trpD gene encoding anthranilate phosphoribosyltransferase, translating into MPLTPQEALQRTIEHREIFHDEMVDLMRQIMRGDVSPTMTSAILTGLRVKKETVGEIAGAATVMREFSRTVDVADRTHLVDIVGTGGDGSHTFNISTCSMFVAAAAGARIAKHGNRSVSSKSGSADVLEALGANIELQPEQVAQSIAQAGIGFMFAPVHHPAMKVVAPVRREMGVRTIFNILGPLTNPAGAPGILMGVFHPDLVGIQARVLQELGADRALVVWGRDGMDELSLGAGTLVGELRDGQVREYELHPEDFGIAMSASRNLRVADAAESKTMLLGVLDNKPGPAREIVVLNAGAALYVAGVAESIEDGIALSRDAIASGKALERLQQFVATTQALGLPRKEA; encoded by the coding sequence ATGCCACTGACCCCCCAAGAAGCCCTGCAGCGCACCATCGAGCATCGCGAGATCTTCCACGACGAGATGGTCGATCTGATGCGCCAGATCATGCGCGGCGACGTGTCGCCGACCATGACATCGGCCATCCTGACCGGCCTCCGCGTCAAGAAGGAAACCGTCGGTGAAATCGCCGGCGCCGCCACCGTGATGCGGGAGTTCTCGCGTACCGTCGACGTGGCCGACCGCACGCACCTGGTCGACATCGTCGGCACCGGTGGCGATGGGTCGCATACCTTCAACATTTCCACGTGCTCGATGTTCGTCGCCGCGGCGGCGGGCGCGCGCATCGCAAAGCACGGCAACCGCAGTGTGTCGTCCAAGTCCGGCAGCGCGGACGTACTGGAGGCGCTGGGCGCCAACATCGAACTGCAGCCGGAGCAGGTGGCGCAGTCCATTGCGCAGGCAGGCATCGGCTTCATGTTCGCCCCCGTGCATCACCCGGCGATGAAGGTGGTCGCACCAGTGCGCCGTGAAATGGGCGTGCGCACCATCTTCAACATCCTCGGTCCGCTGACCAATCCGGCCGGCGCGCCCGGCATCCTGATGGGCGTGTTCCATCCCGACCTGGTCGGCATCCAAGCCCGCGTGCTGCAGGAGCTGGGCGCCGATCGCGCGCTGGTGGTGTGGGGCCGCGACGGCATGGACGAACTCTCGCTCGGTGCCGGTACCCTGGTGGGTGAGCTGCGCGATGGACAGGTGCGGGAATACGAATTGCACCCGGAGGACTTCGGTATCGCCATGTCGGCCAGCCGCAACCTGCGCGTGGCCGATGCCGCGGAATCCAAGACCATGTTGCTGGGCGTGCTGGACAACAAGCCCGGCCCCGCCCGCGAGATCGTCGTGCTGAACGCCGGCGCGGCCCTGTATGTGGCCGGCGTGGCGGAGAGCATCGAGGACGGCATCGCCCTTTCGCGCGACGCCATCGCCAGCGGCAAGGCACTGGAGCGCCTGCAGCAGTTCGTCGCCACCACGCAGGCCCTGGGCCTGCCACGCAAGGAGGCATGA
- the coq7 gene encoding 2-polyprenyl-3-methyl-6-methoxy-1,4-benzoquinone monooxygenase, with product MAGMSTRTRTFSPLDHWLVEAQRGLDTVFGNPPAHRANPAGDTPEVQLDAGEMRHAAGLMRINHVGEVCAQGLYFGQAAVARDATTRAHLLDAAQEETDHLAWCADRLRELDSRPSLFNPLWYAGGYALGALAALRGDDWSLGFVVETERQVEAHLDEHLETLPPADLRSREILTVMKADEARHAEHAREAGARELPAPIPSLMKGASQLMKAVAYRL from the coding sequence ATGGCGGGCATGAGCACACGGACTCGGACATTCTCTCCGCTGGACCACTGGCTGGTGGAAGCCCAGCGCGGGCTGGACACGGTTTTCGGCAATCCCCCGGCACACCGGGCAAATCCGGCCGGCGATACCCCGGAAGTCCAACTGGATGCCGGCGAAATGCGCCACGCCGCGGGCCTGATGCGGATCAACCACGTGGGCGAGGTGTGCGCGCAGGGCCTCTACTTCGGCCAGGCCGCGGTCGCGCGGGACGCCACCACCCGCGCCCACCTGCTGGACGCCGCCCAGGAGGAGACCGACCACCTGGCCTGGTGCGCCGACCGCCTGCGCGAACTGGACAGCCGCCCCAGCCTGTTCAACCCGCTGTGGTACGCCGGCGGTTATGCCCTGGGCGCCCTGGCGGCCTTGCGCGGGGATGACTGGAGTCTGGGCTTCGTGGTGGAAACCGAGCGCCAGGTGGAAGCCCATCTGGATGAGCACCTGGAGACCCTGCCCCCCGCCGATCTGCGCAGCCGCGAGATCCTCACCGTCATGAAGGCCGACGAGGCCCGGCACGCCGAACATGCACGCGAGGCGGGCGCACGGGAACTGCCGGCCCCCATCCCGTCCCTCATGAAGGGCGCTTCCCAGCTGATGAAGGCGGTCGCTTACCGCCTGTAG
- a CDS encoding zf-TFIIB domain-containing protein, translated as MQCPKCHGTMELIVEPEASAHRCTRCKGLWFEMMAHETLKHRAEEIDTGDPAHGEECNKVDRIKCPVCIGNWDLIRMVDPQQPHIWFESCKNCYGRFYDAGEYQDFAEIEFADLIRDWNAPERL; from the coding sequence ATGCAATGCCCGAAATGCCATGGCACGATGGAACTGATCGTGGAACCCGAAGCGAGCGCTCACCGCTGCACGCGATGCAAAGGCCTCTGGTTCGAGATGATGGCGCACGAGACGCTGAAGCACCGGGCCGAGGAGATCGATACCGGTGATCCGGCCCACGGCGAGGAATGCAACAAGGTGGACCGCATCAAATGCCCGGTGTGCATCGGCAACTGGGACCTGATCCGCATGGTCGACCCGCAGCAGCCGCACATCTGGTTCGAGAGCTGCAAGAACTGCTACGGGCGTTTCTACGACGCCGGTGAGTACCAGGACTTCGCCGAGATCGAATTCGCCGACCTGATCCGGGACTGGAACGCGCCGGAAAGGCTGTGA
- a CDS encoding GNAT family N-acetyltransferase translates to MRPAAAGIPAADLLDLRNAQPGDADDVAWLLTHLGYPCTPGDAGDRVHALSADASQVLVLARQEGRACGLLGLHFLYYLPLGAPICRITTLVVAPDAQRRGIGRQLLHHATARARHAGCARLELTTALHRSEAHAFYRACGFAETSLRFSKALGEA, encoded by the coding sequence TTGAGGCCCGCCGCCGCCGGCATTCCCGCCGCTGACCTGCTCGACCTTCGCAATGCCCAGCCCGGCGACGCCGATGACGTCGCGTGGCTGTTGACCCACCTGGGGTATCCCTGCACGCCCGGCGACGCCGGCGACCGCGTCCATGCGTTGTCCGCCGATGCCTCCCAGGTACTGGTGCTGGCACGCCAGGAAGGACGCGCCTGCGGCCTGCTGGGCCTGCACTTTCTCTACTACCTGCCTCTGGGCGCCCCCATCTGCCGGATCACTACCTTAGTGGTGGCGCCGGATGCGCAACGTCGTGGCATCGGCCGGCAACTGCTGCACCACGCCACCGCGCGTGCGCGTCATGCCGGTTGCGCGCGCCTGGAACTGACCACGGCCCTGCATCGCAGCGAGGCACATGCGTTCTACCGGGCGTGCGGGTTCGCCGAGACCTCGCTGCGCTTCAGCAAGGCGCTCGGCGAGGCCTGA
- a CDS encoding haloacid dehalogenase-like hydrolase, with translation MSTPAYPIPRAEAPLVVFDFDHTLYDGDSGGHLVKWLIKRNPLRMLVALAATVVLGPMVAFLPTRRRGISGYIWIGTFGLHGRRSFDALIDQYVATHREEVQGRLLPQALDVFRDHRATGDRVVVATGAPPELARAILSFVAHEDVPVIGTAVGPRLGAVVATRHCHSEEKMRMLRERGYGDIAVAYSDSSADLPLLKAAHAPVVVNPKPSRVAMFRRVLPPGTPILNWGCKERGGTPVA, from the coding sequence ATGAGCACGCCTGCCTACCCGATCCCACGCGCGGAAGCGCCGCTGGTGGTGTTCGACTTCGACCACACGCTGTACGACGGCGATTCCGGCGGCCACCTGGTCAAATGGCTGATCAAGCGCAACCCGCTGCGCATGCTGGTGGCGCTGGCCGCGACGGTGGTGCTGGGGCCGATGGTGGCCTTTCTGCCCACGCGGCGCCGCGGCATCTCCGGCTACATCTGGATCGGCACGTTCGGCCTGCATGGCAGAAGGAGTTTCGATGCGCTGATCGACCAGTACGTGGCCACGCATCGCGAGGAAGTGCAGGGACGCCTGCTGCCGCAGGCGCTGGACGTCTTCCGCGACCACCGGGCCACCGGTGACCGGGTGGTCGTGGCTACCGGTGCACCGCCGGAACTGGCGCGCGCGATCCTGAGCTTCGTGGCGCACGAGGACGTGCCGGTGATCGGCACCGCCGTGGGCCCGCGCCTGGGCGCCGTGGTCGCCACGCGTCACTGCCACAGTGAAGAGAAGATGCGCATGCTGCGCGAACGCGGTTACGGTGATATCGCGGTGGCGTACTCGGACAGCAGTGCCGACCTGCCGCTGCTGAAAGCGGCGCATGCTCCCGTGGTGGTGAATCCCAAGCCGTCGCGCGTGGCGATGTTCCGCCGCGTGCTGCCGCCAGGCACGCCCATCCTCAACTGGGGCTGCAAGGAGCGGGGCGGCACACCCGTCGCGTAG